A portion of the Myxococcus stipitatus genome contains these proteins:
- the cmr6 gene encoding type III-B CRISPR module RAMP protein Cmr6, giving the protein MLLKDNNEQSAKARDAWLEALCGFGASERYGRAYARWRASFQGTRSVAFFVRAESRLLLGYGNPSPTEVGLTLHHTWGVPVLPGSSLKGLTASYVEAAYGPAPEVIEDGREDFRGVEWRDRRPVRPPGDAYRRLFGAPDVDVDKQRVFSTQGEVIFHDALWVPGSAAACKVLARDVLTVHQREYYSAKEEVTPWPSDFGDPNPVAFLTVAPGNCFLVVLEVATGTPDGEVLLQRARRYLQEALETWGVGGKTAAGYGRFKAVSEEEASPVSESAKEAERAARREVRLSSMAVDLQAWLTARKASTTQKPLFKQLEVEWGERLATRDAAALEGVERVLSKTFNFRKGDEQLRLEALLRSIRGVTG; this is encoded by the coding sequence ATGCTCCTCAAGGACAACAATGAGCAGAGCGCCAAGGCACGCGACGCGTGGCTCGAGGCCCTGTGCGGGTTCGGTGCCTCGGAGCGCTATGGCCGGGCCTATGCTCGGTGGAGGGCTTCCTTCCAGGGGACGCGGAGCGTGGCGTTCTTCGTGCGTGCGGAGAGCCGGCTGTTGTTGGGGTATGGAAACCCCTCGCCGACTGAGGTCGGGCTGACGCTGCACCACACCTGGGGCGTGCCGGTCCTGCCTGGCTCGTCGCTCAAGGGGCTCACCGCGAGCTACGTGGAGGCGGCGTATGGCCCGGCTCCGGAGGTCATCGAGGACGGGCGCGAGGACTTCCGTGGTGTGGAGTGGCGGGACCGGAGGCCGGTCCGTCCCCCGGGGGATGCGTATCGTCGGCTCTTCGGCGCACCAGATGTCGATGTCGACAAGCAGCGGGTCTTCTCCACGCAGGGGGAGGTCATCTTCCATGACGCGCTGTGGGTTCCCGGCAGCGCGGCCGCTTGCAAGGTGCTGGCGCGAGACGTCCTCACGGTCCATCAGCGGGAGTACTACTCGGCGAAGGAGGAGGTGACCCCGTGGCCCTCGGACTTCGGGGATCCGAACCCGGTGGCGTTCCTGACCGTGGCTCCCGGCAACTGCTTCCTCGTGGTGCTGGAGGTCGCAACGGGGACACCGGATGGTGAGGTGCTGCTGCAGCGCGCTCGGCGCTATCTCCAGGAGGCGCTCGAGACGTGGGGCGTGGGCGGGAAGACGGCGGCGGGATATGGCCGGTTCAAGGCGGTGTCCGAGGAGGAGGCCTCGCCTGTCTCGGAGTCCGCCAAGGAGGCGGAGCGGGCCGCGCGTCGGGAGGTCCGACTTTCTTCGATGGCGGTCGACCTGCAAGCCTGGCTCACGGCGCGGAAGGCTTCGACGACGCAGAAGCCGCTGTTCAAACAGCTGGAGGTGGAGTGGGGGGAGCGCCTGGCGACGCGGGACGCGGCGGCGCTTGAAGGTGTGGAGCGGGTGTTGAGCAAGACGTTCAACTTCCGGAAGGGGGATGAGCAGCTCCGGCTGGAGGCGCTCCTGCGGTCGATTCGCGGAGTGACGGGGTGA
- a CDS encoding type III-B CRISPR module-associated protein Cmr5 has protein sequence MKPQQKLTRDQSRAAFAYRCVDNVSKELQDDYRIRVNSLGSAVLRDGLAAALVFLHRDSTDKAAKLLLDQLSDSKELGLGSGGKVSLIPDVFVLEPSEYMRVTREVLALAVWLRRAVSATFVLEKKKGNADVANAP, from the coding sequence GTGAAGCCCCAGCAGAAGTTGACGCGGGACCAGTCTCGCGCGGCGTTCGCCTATCGATGCGTCGACAACGTCTCGAAGGAACTCCAGGACGACTACAGGATTCGGGTCAACTCGCTAGGCAGCGCCGTGCTGCGGGACGGCCTGGCGGCGGCGCTCGTCTTCCTGCATCGGGATTCGACCGACAAGGCGGCGAAGCTCCTGCTCGACCAGCTGTCGGACTCCAAGGAGCTGGGGCTCGGGAGCGGGGGGAAGGTCTCGTTGATTCCCGACGTCTTCGTCCTTGAGCCGAGCGAGTACATGCGTGTCACCCGCGAGGTGCTCGCGCTCGCGGTGTGGTTGCGCAGGGCGGTCAGCGCCACGTTCGTGCTCGAGAAGAAGAAGGGGAACGCCGATGTGGCGAACGCTCCATAG
- the cmr4 gene encoding type III-B CRISPR module RAMP protein Cmr4 → MESRPYLLQALSPLHAGTGQSVGVIDLPIARLRATNIPYVPGSSIKGVLREARKGRIPEPEWQALFGPQRAIAGAQGDEPGKDDHAGALVVGDARLLAMPVRSFHGTFALVTSPLLLELARRDLSGVQGVPGRFKRQEGTSLAYVASLENVTVARSKKRIFLEDHDLEVRVEPLVEAWARLLARALPEEEKLIGERFVVVDDETMSFLMETATQVDTRVRISHDTGTVATGQLWSEESLPAESLLLGVMGAAPSFFKSAPLTAGEVMSRAFQGASVLQLGGKATVGRGRCAVATWTESSKETRP, encoded by the coding sequence ATGGAGAGTCGGCCGTATCTGTTGCAGGCCCTGTCGCCGCTGCATGCGGGGACCGGACAGAGCGTGGGGGTCATCGACCTCCCTATCGCGCGGCTGCGCGCGACGAACATCCCCTATGTCCCCGGGTCGTCCATCAAGGGCGTGCTGCGCGAGGCCCGGAAGGGGCGCATCCCAGAGCCCGAGTGGCAGGCGCTCTTCGGGCCTCAGCGCGCCATCGCGGGAGCCCAGGGCGATGAGCCTGGCAAGGATGACCACGCGGGTGCGCTGGTGGTGGGGGACGCGCGCCTGCTCGCGATGCCCGTGCGCAGCTTCCACGGGACATTCGCGCTGGTGACGTCGCCGCTCCTGCTGGAGCTGGCGCGCAGGGACCTGTCGGGGGTGCAGGGCGTGCCGGGGCGCTTCAAGCGTCAGGAGGGGACGTCGCTCGCCTACGTGGCCAGTCTGGAGAACGTCACAGTCGCGAGGTCCAAGAAGCGCATCTTCCTGGAGGACCACGACCTGGAGGTCCGGGTCGAGCCGCTCGTGGAGGCGTGGGCCCGGCTCCTCGCGCGGGCGTTGCCGGAGGAGGAGAAGCTCATCGGCGAGCGCTTCGTCGTGGTGGATGACGAGACGATGTCCTTCCTCATGGAGACCGCCACGCAGGTGGATACGCGTGTCCGTATCAGCCACGACACGGGCACCGTGGCGACGGGACAGCTCTGGTCGGAGGAGAGTCTGCCGGCGGAGTCGCTCCTGCTGGGGGTGATGGGCGCGGCGCCCAGCTTCTTCAAGAGCGCGCCGCTGACGGCGGGGGAGGTGATGTCCCGCGCGTTCCAGGGCGCCTCGGTGCTTCAGCTCGGAGGCAAGGCGACGGTGGGGCGTGGGCGCTGCGCGGTGGCGACGTGGACCGAGAGCTCGAAGGAGACGCGTCCGTGA
- a CDS encoding type III-B CRISPR module-associated protein Cmr3 — MNTARFALLPREGLFCKNGRGWYTSDVGRSHSHEWPPPSTVLGALRAAWGQTLLARRGAGASLDWEWETRDIAVRKLLTLWRPMGEASFGPDSRLWPVPADVLRVQGESQRLLPRPLSSDVGTLGSRDDEALDGLWVPSLPKAKPETGPSFWTDAMMRQWLRGEPPKGPAAPDPVRRNDIHVTLNSKSQTAEPGMLYQSEVLETLGSRSDDALPVGEWALGVECSVPDAAKAFPSGLLGLGGKRRLTSTEPVTASLFAPPPDLPASSPGLRLILATPAFFQRGWLPDGLVCESHEGRPAWVGTLPGVDGEVVLRAAMVPRPLELSTWDMVARAPRATRRLVPAGATYFFEKRDGSGFTSLEKLWLAAWGTPPEAGPHEGLGLVLPGHWNPREVRT, encoded by the coding sequence ATGAACACGGCTCGTTTTGCCCTGCTCCCCAGGGAGGGGTTGTTCTGCAAGAACGGACGGGGCTGGTACACCAGCGACGTCGGTCGGAGCCACTCGCACGAGTGGCCTCCTCCGTCGACCGTGCTCGGTGCGCTCCGAGCGGCGTGGGGGCAGACGCTCCTGGCGCGTCGTGGCGCGGGCGCGTCGCTCGATTGGGAGTGGGAGACACGAGACATCGCCGTCCGGAAGTTGCTGACGCTGTGGCGTCCGATGGGGGAAGCGTCCTTTGGCCCGGACTCCCGACTCTGGCCGGTTCCCGCGGACGTGCTGCGGGTGCAGGGGGAGTCGCAACGGCTTCTTCCGAGGCCGCTCTCCTCCGATGTCGGGACGCTCGGCTCTCGGGATGACGAGGCACTCGATGGCCTCTGGGTTCCCTCGCTGCCCAAGGCGAAGCCCGAGACGGGGCCCTCCTTCTGGACGGACGCGATGATGCGCCAGTGGTTGAGGGGGGAGCCCCCAAAGGGCCCCGCCGCTCCCGACCCTGTGCGGCGCAATGACATCCACGTCACGTTGAACTCGAAATCGCAGACCGCCGAGCCGGGGATGCTGTATCAGTCCGAGGTGCTGGAGACGCTCGGCTCCAGGTCCGATGACGCGCTGCCCGTGGGGGAGTGGGCGCTGGGCGTCGAGTGCTCCGTGCCCGACGCCGCGAAGGCGTTTCCCTCGGGGCTCCTGGGGCTCGGGGGCAAGCGCCGCCTGACGTCGACCGAGCCCGTGACGGCGTCGCTCTTCGCCCCGCCGCCGGACCTGCCTGCGAGTTCTCCGGGCCTGCGGCTCATCCTGGCCACACCCGCCTTCTTCCAGCGGGGCTGGTTGCCGGATGGCCTGGTGTGTGAATCGCACGAAGGACGTCCCGCCTGGGTGGGCACGTTGCCTGGGGTGGACGGGGAGGTCGTGCTCAGGGCGGCGATGGTTCCCCGGCCGCTGGAGTTGTCCACGTGGGACATGGTGGCGAGGGCGCCCCGGGCCACGCGGCGACTGGTGCCCGCGGGCGCCACGTACTTCTTCGAGAAGCGAGACGGGAGCGGGTTCACCTCGCTCGAGAAGCTGTGGCTGGCCGCCTGGGGGACTCCTCCCGAGGCCGGTCCTCACGAAGGCCTGGGGTTGGTCCTGCCCGGCCACTGGAATCCGAGGGAGGTGCGCACGTGA
- the cas10 gene encoding type III-B CRISPR-associated protein Cas10/Cmr2 — MSAYLLLMTIGPVQSFIAQARRTRDLWFGSHVLSELSKTAVETLTGVPGVEFIFPVLPSGTQKDTGLPNKLLVRLPEGDPRAVARKAREAVRERLSGWGLAQWHEHRELVDGASLETAKEQLDTLLEFQAAWTQYASEKEYKAALVRIEEAIAGRKRLQAFTPWVHQRGGIHKSSLDGARESVLRPKNPRKGKWARFRIGLREQLDAIGLLKRTGGTPGQFVPVPSIGLSAFLAHAEATCQAEFSKLRDGCKELKQQAPDAVTGVDIRGREWVRRFPYDAQLLLPDRWRTLLEEEDVTPEPGTDFYASHVRPLLREAGEPYPYVVCLSADGDNMGKALEVLAEKGHEAHQALSRALTDFALEARTIVEKHDGVLVYAGGDDVLAFVALPNALKCAAQLRASFMRILREVVDKPPTLSVGLGIGHVLESLGDLLDLGRRAEKLAKGEGAEARDGLGIVARLRAGRLHTWRARWSSSPGALAQMAQATALRRGGRLPLKKLQDVEELTRRFPRPTDEKDALYQDPRLGSVLAREVRRVLKRTDMGGGDDNGLMPGTVGLDLEMPLPLGEVQKRVSSWVARVWVAEMFFRAEPWATDDADTPKEVA; from the coding sequence ATGTCCGCCTATCTGCTCTTGATGACCATCGGGCCCGTGCAGAGCTTCATCGCGCAGGCCCGTCGCACCCGAGACCTCTGGTTCGGCAGTCACGTGCTCAGCGAATTGAGCAAGACGGCCGTGGAGACGCTCACGGGAGTGCCCGGTGTTGAGTTCATCTTCCCGGTCCTTCCTTCGGGTACCCAGAAAGACACTGGCCTGCCCAACAAGCTGCTCGTCCGTCTGCCCGAGGGTGACCCGCGTGCCGTGGCGCGCAAGGCGCGGGAGGCCGTGCGCGAGCGCTTGTCGGGCTGGGGCCTCGCGCAGTGGCATGAGCACCGCGAGCTCGTGGATGGTGCGTCCCTGGAGACCGCGAAGGAGCAGCTCGACACGTTGCTCGAGTTCCAGGCCGCCTGGACACAGTATGCGTCCGAGAAGGAGTACAAGGCCGCGCTGGTTCGGATCGAGGAGGCCATCGCCGGGCGCAAGCGGCTCCAGGCGTTCACGCCCTGGGTGCACCAGCGCGGTGGCATCCACAAGTCGAGCCTGGATGGCGCGCGCGAGTCGGTGCTGCGCCCGAAGAATCCACGCAAGGGCAAGTGGGCCCGGTTCCGCATCGGTCTGCGTGAGCAACTCGACGCCATCGGCCTGCTCAAGCGGACCGGAGGCACGCCCGGGCAGTTCGTGCCAGTGCCCTCCATCGGATTGTCGGCCTTCCTCGCGCATGCCGAGGCGACCTGCCAGGCCGAGTTCTCGAAGCTCCGCGATGGGTGCAAGGAGTTGAAGCAGCAGGCCCCTGATGCCGTGACAGGTGTTGATATCCGAGGGCGGGAGTGGGTGAGGCGCTTCCCGTACGACGCGCAGCTCCTGCTGCCGGACCGCTGGCGGACCCTCCTGGAGGAAGAGGACGTCACGCCGGAGCCCGGGACGGACTTCTATGCGTCTCATGTTCGGCCTCTCTTGAGGGAAGCCGGGGAGCCCTACCCGTATGTCGTATGTCTCTCCGCGGATGGGGACAACATGGGCAAGGCGCTCGAAGTGCTCGCTGAGAAGGGCCATGAGGCCCACCAGGCGCTCTCGCGCGCGCTCACGGATTTCGCGCTCGAGGCTCGAACCATCGTCGAGAAGCATGATGGCGTCCTTGTCTACGCGGGCGGCGACGATGTCCTCGCGTTCGTGGCCCTGCCGAACGCCCTGAAGTGCGCCGCCCAGCTCCGCGCGAGCTTCATGCGCATCCTGCGAGAAGTGGTCGACAAGCCACCGACGCTGTCCGTGGGGCTCGGCATCGGTCATGTGCTGGAGAGCCTGGGCGACCTCCTGGACCTGGGGCGTCGCGCGGAGAAGCTGGCGAAGGGGGAGGGCGCCGAGGCGCGGGATGGTCTGGGCATCGTGGCCCGGTTGCGCGCGGGACGCCTGCATACCTGGCGGGCGCGCTGGTCCTCCTCTCCCGGCGCGCTCGCGCAGATGGCGCAGGCCACCGCGTTGAGGCGTGGGGGGAGGCTGCCCCTGAAGAAGCTCCAGGACGTGGAGGAGCTCACTCGCCGCTTTCCGCGGCCCACGGATGAGAAGGACGCGCTCTATCAGGACCCACGGCTGGGCAGCGTGCTGGCCCGCGAGGTGCGGCGGGTCCTGAAGCGCACGGACATGGGCGGAGGCGATGACAACGGGCTCATGCCCGGCACGGTGGGGCTGGACCTGGAGATGCCCTTGCCGCTGGGCGAGGTCCAGAAGCGTGTCTCCTCGTGGGTGGCGCGTGTCTGGGTGGCGGAGATGTTCTTCCGCGCCGAGCCGTGGGCCACCGACGACGCCGACACCCCGAAGGAGGTCGCATGA
- the cmr1 gene encoding type III-B CRISPR module RAMP protein Cmr1, with product MESTDERVSGGTPTGTGMPLRKPLPDPTRGERRLARGPLLASFTVSLESVTPILGGSTTLRKVDTVDVIRAPTIRGHLRFWWRALYGHQCATPRELAGRERALWGGMGGDEGTRSPVEVLVSVDPLKPRIMDDSDIEQDADGAYVLWIARAQKSGETKPPAQRYRPGVRFLLTVRVPVQHQTEVENAVRAWILWGGYGSRTRRGLGSLTVTAEEARWLPASATAAALRQHLPGVTLLGPVSAAPARDMPSLCGARLVHGSDSREAMRTWLKAVDWLRDFRQQQPPDARAKPQEAYAREWGAPNRPGRSRWPEPDNVRLLLKPPHGKWAHDPREGKSAKVVWPRSSFGLPVTIRFQEKNRERVPYIQLSPPTSEPEEVELRWEDDTKVRERLASPLIVKAMPLLGGRFVPIALWLHRAWPRGNVVLVRKKKRSFPIPGSRAAFDAPVPREDAALYPPLVDSNVRDAFLSWLKKHPRGAKEML from the coding sequence ATGGAGAGCACCGACGAGCGTGTGTCTGGAGGCACGCCGACAGGGACCGGCATGCCGTTGAGGAAGCCGCTTCCGGACCCCACGCGTGGCGAGCGGCGATTGGCCCGGGGGCCATTGCTGGCTTCGTTCACGGTGTCCCTCGAGAGCGTCACGCCCATCCTGGGGGGCTCGACGACGCTCCGGAAGGTGGACACGGTCGATGTCATCCGGGCCCCGACCATCCGAGGACACCTGCGTTTCTGGTGGCGTGCCTTGTATGGCCATCAGTGCGCGACGCCGCGCGAGCTGGCGGGTCGCGAGCGAGCCCTCTGGGGCGGCATGGGCGGAGACGAGGGAACACGCTCGCCAGTGGAAGTGCTCGTGAGCGTCGATCCCTTGAAGCCTCGCATCATGGACGACTCCGATATCGAGCAGGACGCGGATGGGGCCTACGTGCTCTGGATCGCCCGTGCGCAGAAATCGGGGGAGACGAAACCTCCCGCGCAGCGGTATCGGCCGGGCGTGCGGTTCCTCCTGACGGTTCGCGTACCGGTTCAACACCAGACGGAGGTCGAGAACGCGGTTCGCGCCTGGATTCTCTGGGGTGGCTACGGCAGCCGTACTCGGCGTGGGCTGGGGAGCCTGACCGTGACGGCCGAGGAGGCGCGATGGTTGCCCGCGTCCGCGACGGCCGCGGCCCTGCGTCAGCATCTGCCGGGTGTGACGTTGCTGGGGCCCGTGAGCGCGGCTCCTGCTCGGGACATGCCCTCGCTGTGTGGTGCACGTCTCGTTCACGGCTCCGATTCCCGGGAGGCGATGAGGACCTGGCTCAAGGCGGTCGACTGGCTGCGGGACTTCCGCCAGCAGCAGCCGCCGGACGCGCGGGCGAAGCCACAGGAGGCGTACGCGCGTGAGTGGGGGGCTCCGAATCGTCCGGGCCGCTCGCGGTGGCCCGAGCCGGACAACGTGCGTCTCCTGTTGAAGCCGCCGCATGGCAAGTGGGCGCATGACCCTCGGGAGGGAAAGTCGGCCAAGGTGGTGTGGCCCCGGTCGAGCTTCGGGCTTCCGGTGACCATCCGCTTCCAGGAGAAGAACCGGGAGAGGGTGCCCTACATCCAGTTGTCGCCACCGACCTCCGAGCCCGAGGAGGTCGAGCTGCGCTGGGAGGACGACACGAAGGTTCGTGAGCGCCTGGCGTCTCCGCTCATCGTGAAGGCCATGCCGTTACTCGGGGGGCGGTTCGTGCCCATCGCGCTCTGGCTCCACCGGGCGTGGCCTCGAGGAAACGTCGTCCTGGTTCGCAAGAAGAAGCGCTCGTTTCCGATCCCTGGCTCCAGGGCGGCCTTCGATGCGCCGGTTCCTCGGGAGGACGCCGCCCTCTATCCGCCGTTGGTGGACTCCAACGTGCGTGACGCCTTCCTGAGCTGGCTCAAGAAGCACCCGCGTGGGGCGAAGGAGATGCTCTAG
- a CDS encoding SAVED domain-containing protein — protein sequence MGNQSASRLQGDRFQHLYGWYELLRLLEEPGLYTCGFIEDPDAGFADDVTLYAREDTGAASRYVQVKFHVDQRSHYSWESLSEATTKQGRSLLHKLYDSWRKLRDRGRVEIVLVSNWGADAELGRHLQGRDHRLAESFFTETTKGALAAHSSRWCEQFETTPESLRDFFGDLRLRLGYGSITDLEEQVDERMERLGLRKGPNPRSTAVDHLRECVEVAGDARRITRESLRAFLRQRELYASSEASPQVSLWIHGWARRQWDRAPTVELDWTAWFDRDTRGLPSEEVWRGRLLPELLEAKRSLARRADGTFVDLRGKLPLSVSLAVGVVFSEVAGFRFRAEQPTRGEVFHWRSDAGSSSRRLRVEERAGSPEARALLVLFQLTNDARVDLERFEAERPGRFRAVLILEPEEGPGDGAVTSAGDAVAFAVQAREHIRRARNAYRTTSTHLIPFAPATSCLFLGQRLNALGTVVTYERTVSGGYVPFLTLETG from the coding sequence ATGGGCAACCAGAGCGCATCGCGTCTTCAAGGAGACCGATTCCAGCATCTATATGGCTGGTACGAGCTGCTGAGGCTGCTCGAGGAGCCCGGCCTCTATACCTGCGGCTTCATCGAGGACCCGGATGCGGGCTTCGCGGATGACGTGACGCTGTACGCGCGCGAGGACACCGGCGCGGCCAGCCGCTACGTGCAGGTGAAGTTCCATGTCGACCAGCGCAGCCACTACTCGTGGGAGTCGCTGTCCGAGGCGACCACGAAGCAGGGCCGCTCACTGCTGCACAAGCTGTACGACAGCTGGCGGAAGCTCCGCGACCGAGGACGCGTGGAGATCGTGCTGGTGAGCAACTGGGGCGCGGACGCGGAGCTGGGGCGCCATCTCCAGGGGCGGGACCATCGGCTCGCCGAGTCGTTCTTCACCGAGACCACGAAGGGGGCGCTCGCCGCGCACTCGTCGCGCTGGTGCGAGCAGTTCGAGACGACTCCGGAGTCGTTGCGCGACTTCTTCGGGGACCTGCGCCTCCGGCTCGGCTACGGGAGCATCACCGACCTGGAGGAGCAGGTGGACGAGCGCATGGAGCGGCTGGGCCTGCGCAAGGGGCCCAATCCCCGCTCCACCGCCGTGGACCATCTGCGCGAATGCGTGGAGGTCGCGGGTGACGCGCGGCGCATCACGCGCGAGTCCCTGCGGGCCTTCCTTCGTCAGCGCGAGCTGTATGCGTCGAGCGAGGCGTCGCCCCAGGTCAGCCTCTGGATTCACGGCTGGGCCCGGCGCCAGTGGGACAGGGCTCCCACGGTGGAGCTGGACTGGACCGCCTGGTTCGACCGGGACACGCGAGGGCTCCCGTCAGAGGAGGTCTGGCGCGGAAGGCTCCTCCCAGAGCTGCTCGAGGCGAAGCGGAGCTTGGCGCGCAGGGCCGATGGGACCTTCGTGGACCTCCGGGGCAAGCTGCCGCTGAGCGTGTCGCTGGCGGTCGGGGTCGTCTTCTCCGAGGTCGCGGGCTTCCGCTTCCGAGCGGAGCAGCCGACCCGCGGCGAAGTGTTCCACTGGCGCTCGGACGCGGGCTCTTCGTCCCGGAGGCTGCGAGTCGAGGAGCGCGCCGGCTCACCCGAGGCCCGCGCGTTGCTGGTGCTGTTCCAGCTCACGAACGACGCCCGCGTGGACCTGGAGCGCTTCGAGGCCGAGCGCCCGGGGCGCTTCCGCGCGGTGCTCATCCTGGAGCCCGAGGAGGGGCCGGGAGACGGTGCCGTGACGTCGGCCGGGGACGCGGTGGCCTTCGCCGTCCAGGCCCGGGAGCACATCCGCCGCGCGCGCAACGCGTATCGGACCACCTCCACGCACCTGATTCCCTTCGCGCCAGCGACCAGTTGCCTGTTCCTGGGCCAGCGCCTCAACGCGCTCGGGACGGTGGTGACCTACGAGCGCACCGTCTCCGGCGGGTACGTCCCGTTCCTCACGCTGGAGACCGGATGA
- a CDS encoding imm11 family protein, which translates to MGRRYFSLKMDVRSGYWGLDDPIDTRGRQLDDLWLFRQGKPVELQERLRVPIERPGEPLDIEFAGTAFTPIVSERAASVFREMAPDDVQLFPVDVEGQSKPYFILNVAREIRCIDDASCREVQYFTADEELHADRAGQYRSVIGLRIDKSKVGDVRVFRLWGWNMPIIVDEEIKDALEANGIFGGRFDEV; encoded by the coding sequence ATGGGACGGCGCTACTTCAGTTTGAAGATGGACGTGAGGAGTGGGTATTGGGGGCTCGATGACCCAATCGACACTCGAGGCCGACAACTCGACGACCTTTGGCTGTTCAGGCAGGGCAAGCCCGTCGAGCTTCAAGAGCGGTTGCGGGTTCCCATCGAGCGGCCTGGAGAGCCTCTGGATATTGAGTTTGCGGGGACTGCGTTCACGCCGATTGTCAGTGAGCGCGCTGCGTCTGTTTTTCGCGAGATGGCTCCCGATGACGTGCAGCTCTTCCCTGTTGATGTGGAGGGGCAGTCCAAGCCCTACTTCATCCTGAACGTGGCGCGAGAGATTCGCTGCATCGACGATGCCTCGTGCAGGGAGGTTCAATACTTCACCGCGGACGAGGAACTTCATGCCGACCGAGCCGGACAGTACAGGTCCGTCATTGGGCTGCGCATCGACAAGTCCAAGGTAGGGGACGTGCGTGTGTTTCGGTTGTGGGGCTGGAACATGCCAATCATCGTCGACGAAGAGATCAAGGATGCACTGGAGGCAAACGGCATCTTCGGGGGGCGCTTCGACGAGGTCTGA
- a CDS encoding AHH domain-containing protein, with amino-acid sequence MRALGLAAWLLLASGCASTPVVHLDTGRGDPIAFTPEESEPVEIGEDAFKSAVARLVLDMRLDVAFREAEQDDRRSLLASSAGIVDGAQGKSVPPSYERICQRKDEPHTCLSLLAGGLALGPTERRIFALYFALDTVWEGVEEAIRDMVNAAALRAMVTTMIGTALVMLVAPEPVTKLIAIALTASLIAYLGTGPVWNIGQGFLRLMEESRDAVRVDELASAGPWTPKFERIFRRAEMDLNDPENLVRVRGHQGPHPREYHEAILERLEFATQGCRGAARCRARLVEELARIARELVRQGSELRALVPQGARE; translated from the coding sequence ATGAGAGCTTTAGGACTTGCTGCATGGCTGCTGCTCGCGAGTGGATGCGCTTCGACTCCCGTCGTCCACCTCGACACGGGGCGGGGCGACCCCATCGCCTTCACGCCCGAAGAGTCCGAGCCCGTCGAGATAGGCGAAGATGCGTTCAAGAGTGCGGTCGCGCGGCTCGTCCTGGACATGCGGTTGGACGTCGCGTTCCGAGAAGCAGAGCAGGACGACCGGCGCTCACTGCTCGCGTCCTCCGCTGGCATTGTCGACGGTGCGCAAGGGAAGTCGGTCCCCCCGTCCTACGAGCGCATCTGCCAGCGAAAGGACGAGCCCCACACCTGCTTGAGCCTGCTTGCCGGTGGACTGGCGCTCGGGCCCACGGAGCGGCGAATCTTCGCGCTCTACTTCGCCCTCGACACGGTGTGGGAAGGCGTCGAGGAGGCGATTCGCGACATGGTGAACGCTGCTGCCCTGCGCGCCATGGTGACGACGATGATAGGGACGGCGCTCGTAATGCTGGTGGCGCCCGAGCCCGTCACGAAGCTGATTGCCATCGCCCTGACCGCCTCACTGATTGCGTACCTGGGAACAGGGCCCGTCTGGAACATCGGACAGGGCTTCCTTCGACTCATGGAGGAGTCTCGGGATGCGGTGCGCGTCGACGAGTTGGCGAGCGCGGGGCCGTGGACGCCGAAGTTCGAACGCATCTTCAGGCGCGCGGAGATGGACCTGAATGACCCTGAGAATCTCGTGAGGGTCAGGGGGCATCAGGGACCACATCCCCGCGAGTATCACGAGGCGATTCTCGAGCGGCTCGAATTTGCGACGCAGGGATGTCGAGGTGCCGCGCGTTGCCGGGCGAGACTGGTGGAAGAGCTTGCCAGGATTGCTCGGGAACTCGTAAGGCAAGGGTCGGAACTGCGCGCCCTCGTCCCCCAGGGGGCCCGGGAATAG
- a CDS encoding polymer-forming cytoskeletal protein, which produces MPTQKLLGRKSRHLSAGTLTAEELPSLLKRTIRGKFAKSSTLRAAKRLLEEHLAGEGAHRDIVHHEGKLVLEELTTARRPRLGLLLVEGDLVVKGRYEDSLDPESIVVVTGTLRAGDVITKGFLEVHGDLVAERSILFLDNDACCEVLGDVRAPFVYTNYHAVKVHGGVKARLVTGDARHIRSAQEYVFLEETTREVRDLLSPKLLKRFADEMFEDEEGEEVDPDEPWIDAIDTETLAAFVRKGQSALVEAPPRRRRK; this is translated from the coding sequence ATGCCCACCCAGAAGCTCCTCGGCCGGAAGTCACGACACCTCAGCGCGGGAACCCTCACGGCGGAGGAGCTCCCGTCGCTCCTGAAGCGAACCATTCGCGGGAAGTTCGCGAAGTCGAGCACGCTCCGCGCGGCGAAGCGCCTCCTCGAGGAACACCTCGCCGGAGAGGGCGCCCACCGGGACATCGTCCACCACGAGGGGAAGCTCGTCCTCGAAGAGCTCACCACCGCGAGAAGACCTCGGCTGGGCCTCCTCCTCGTCGAGGGCGACCTCGTCGTGAAGGGGCGCTACGAGGACTCGCTGGACCCCGAGTCCATCGTCGTCGTCACCGGCACCCTGCGCGCGGGGGATGTCATCACGAAGGGGTTCCTCGAGGTTCACGGGGACCTGGTCGCCGAGCGCTCCATCCTGTTCCTCGACAACGACGCGTGCTGCGAGGTCCTCGGCGATGTCCGCGCGCCATTCGTGTACACGAACTACCACGCGGTGAAGGTGCACGGCGGCGTGAAGGCCCGACTCGTCACCGGCGACGCCAGGCACATCCGAAGCGCACAGGAGTACGTCTTCCTCGAGGAGACGACCCGCGAGGTCCGCGACCTCCTCTCGCCCAAGCTGCTCAAGCGCTTCGCCGACGAGATGTTCGAGGACGAAGAGGGCGAGGAGGTGGACCCGGACGAGCCGTGGATCGACGCCATCGACACGGAGACGCTCGCCGCCTTCGTCCGCAAAGGCCAGTCCGCGCTGGTGGAAGCGCCTCCTCGACGCCGCCGGAAGTGA